From Microscilla marina ATCC 23134, the proteins below share one genomic window:
- the hisF gene encoding imidazole glycerol phosphate synthase subunit HisF, giving the protein MITKRIIPCLDVKDGLTVKGVQFENLVVAGDAIELGRRYAEEGADELCFLDITATNEKRKTLAALVKRIAANINIPFTVGGGIKSVDDISVLLDSGADKITINSAAVRNPELVTQASKEFGEQCIVIAIDAREVAGEWYVHTHGGKQKTDIKLFEWAKEAQERGAGEILFTSMNNDGTKNGFTLEATRQLTEALTIPVIASGGAGAKSHFKDVFEQANADAGLAASIFHFNEIGIKELKDYLKAENIHVRG; this is encoded by the coding sequence ATGATCACTAAAAGAATTATCCCCTGCCTCGACGTAAAAGATGGGCTTACTGTCAAAGGTGTACAGTTTGAGAACCTGGTAGTAGCAGGCGATGCTATAGAATTGGGGCGAAGGTATGCCGAAGAAGGAGCTGACGAGCTTTGTTTTTTGGACATTACCGCTACCAATGAAAAACGTAAAACCCTGGCGGCATTGGTCAAACGCATTGCTGCCAATATTAACATTCCTTTTACGGTGGGTGGGGGCATCAAGTCGGTAGACGATATTTCGGTATTGCTTGATTCGGGTGCCGATAAAATTACCATCAACTCGGCAGCTGTGCGCAACCCTGAGCTAGTGACCCAAGCCTCCAAAGAGTTTGGCGAACAATGCATTGTAATAGCTATAGATGCCCGCGAGGTAGCCGGCGAGTGGTATGTGCATACCCACGGAGGCAAACAAAAAACGGATATAAAATTGTTTGAATGGGCTAAAGAAGCCCAAGAACGCGGCGCAGGAGAAATTTTGTTTACTTCGATGAATAACGATGGTACCAAAAACGGTTTTACCCTTGAGGCTACCCGTCAATTGACTGAGGCTTTGACGATTCCGGTCATTGCTTCGGGGGGAGCAGGCGCCAAGTCGCATTTCAAGGATGTGTTTGAACAAGCCAATGCTGATGCGGGGCTGGCTGCCAGTATTTTTCATTTTAATGAAATAGGCATCAAAGAACTGAAAGATTACCTAAAGGCTGAAAATATTCACGTGAGAGGGTAA
- a CDS encoding arsenate reductase family protein yields the protein MRRKVYYLSTCNTCKRIMNEVGVDDSFEQQNIKADPVTEAQLNEMYQLAGSYEALFSRVSRKYKELGLKDQTLSEDDYKQYILDGYTFLKRPVFLIGDDIFIGNSKKNVAALAEKLK from the coding sequence ATGAGAAGGAAAGTATATTATTTATCTACTTGCAATACTTGTAAACGCATTATGAATGAGGTGGGGGTAGACGATAGTTTTGAGCAACAAAATATCAAAGCTGACCCAGTTACTGAGGCGCAATTAAACGAAATGTACCAGCTTGCCGGAAGCTATGAAGCGTTGTTTAGCCGGGTTTCGCGCAAATACAAGGAGCTGGGACTCAAGGATCAAACTTTGAGCGAAGACGATTATAAACAATACATTTTAGACGGGTATACTTTTCTCAAACGCCCAGTGTTCCTGATTGGCGATGATATATTTATTGGCAATAGTAAAAAGAATGTAGCGGCTTTGGCTGAAAAACTGAAGTAG
- a CDS encoding MarR family winged helix-turn-helix transcriptional regulator — protein sequence MPFKVNESIAYLLTQNAKRTRAHFARLMKEHQLDFGQAGWIVLSRLWEEDGLTQQEISKRACVAKPNISNYCEQLEQTNYIVRIQDDKDKRNYRIYLTRKGKEAESLSCALSQQAHREMCTGLNDEEITQLKHLLIKMLNG from the coding sequence ATGCCGTTTAAAGTCAATGAATCAATAGCCTATTTGCTTACGCAAAACGCCAAGAGAACCAGGGCTCACTTCGCCCGGTTGATGAAAGAACATCAACTGGACTTTGGTCAGGCGGGTTGGATCGTGTTAAGCAGGCTATGGGAAGAGGACGGGCTTACCCAGCAAGAAATAAGCAAACGGGCTTGTGTAGCAAAGCCCAATATTTCTAATTATTGTGAGCAATTGGAGCAAACGAACTACATTGTGAGGATTCAGGATGACAAGGACAAAAGGAATTACCGGATTTACCTGACCCGCAAAGGAAAAGAAGCTGAAAGTTTGAGCTGTGCCCTTTCGCAACAAGCCCACCGAGAAATGTGTACAGGGCTCAACGATGAGGAAATCACACAACTTAAACACTTGCTGATAAAAATGCTAAACGGGTAA
- a CDS encoding alkene reductase, translated as MELLKPVQMGSLNLANRVFMAPLTRSRANNEELVPTDLHAEYYVQRASAGLIITEGTVISPQGTGYINVPGIYTEAQVEAWKKVTAAVHEKDGKIFMQIWHVGRMSHPHFQPEGKAPVAPSAINPNEEVFTPQGKTKTETPRALTKEEIKGIVQDFKNAAANAMKAGFDGVEIHSSNGYLIHQFFNNCSNLRTDEYGGNDENKTRFFFEVLDAVKEVVPEDRIGVRLNPMLHQMMGQKVDEQTAKTFEYIIKRLNNYNLAYLHLSRPFTELGKEDYFVQDVIGHFGKLYKGFLVSNAGYDGESGEQEIASQRTQAIAYGRPYIANPDLVERFANGWELTKPNQDTFYTPGKEGYTDYERYAVTAE; from the coding sequence ATGGAACTATTAAAACCAGTACAAATGGGTTCGTTGAACCTTGCCAACCGAGTATTTATGGCACCTTTGACCCGCAGTCGCGCCAATAATGAGGAACTAGTACCTACCGACCTTCATGCAGAGTACTATGTACAAAGGGCTTCAGCGGGTTTGATTATTACTGAAGGTACTGTAATATCGCCGCAAGGCACGGGCTACATCAATGTACCGGGTATTTATACTGAAGCTCAAGTAGAAGCCTGGAAAAAAGTGACTGCTGCTGTACACGAAAAAGACGGTAAAATATTTATGCAGATTTGGCATGTGGGCAGAATGTCGCACCCGCACTTTCAGCCAGAAGGCAAAGCTCCCGTGGCTCCTTCGGCTATCAACCCCAATGAAGAAGTATTTACCCCTCAAGGAAAAACCAAAACCGAAACTCCACGCGCCCTTACCAAAGAAGAGATCAAGGGTATTGTACAAGACTTTAAAAATGCGGCGGCCAATGCTATGAAAGCTGGTTTTGACGGCGTAGAAATTCATTCATCTAACGGGTACCTCATCCACCAGTTTTTTAACAATTGCAGCAACTTGCGTACTGATGAGTACGGAGGTAATGATGAAAATAAGACCCGCTTTTTCTTTGAGGTACTAGACGCAGTAAAAGAGGTGGTACCAGAAGATCGCATTGGAGTACGACTCAACCCTATGTTGCACCAGATGATGGGGCAAAAAGTGGATGAACAAACCGCCAAAACTTTCGAGTATATCATCAAGCGTCTTAACAACTATAACCTGGCCTACTTACACTTGAGTCGTCCGTTTACGGAATTGGGTAAAGAAGATTATTTTGTACAAGATGTGATTGGACACTTTGGTAAACTATACAAAGGTTTTTTGGTGTCTAACGCTGGTTATGATGGAGAAAGTGGTGAGCAAGAAATTGCTTCGCAACGTACTCAGGCTATTGCCTATGGGCGTCCGTATATAGCCAACCCCGATTTGGTAGAGCGTTTTGCCAATGGCTGGGAACTTACCAAGCCAAACCAAGATACTTTTTATACACCTGGCAAGGAAGGGTATACTGACTACGAGCGTTATGCAGTAACGGCTGAATAG